A DNA window from Nitrospira sp. contains the following coding sequences:
- a CDS encoding hypothetical protein (Evidence 4 : Unknown function but conserved in other organisms; MaGe:77311064), with translation MKGLPSMVKKSTAIHPRTTSRNWIAYLCEALVASGLMPTWEAATYLTENLFGEKPNPRLLGPSNAHEVTAQFLHRLYEPIAEAALRDSHLPASEKIHVFTDISLTGNSGVLVVHLSTTDRTQRLLLLDPVKAWDLVFAEAESFNAWSEARYRSIFQALQTVRHQHTTDDRLEAAV, from the coding sequence ATGAAAGGGTTGCCATCCATGGTTAAGAAATCGACTGCGATCCACCCACGCACGACAAGCCGAAATTGGATCGCCTATCTTTGCGAAGCGCTGGTCGCCTCCGGCCTCATGCCAACCTGGGAAGCCGCAACCTATCTGACAGAAAACCTATTTGGCGAAAAACCAAACCCACGACTCTTAGGCCCTTCCAACGCCCATGAAGTCACTGCACAGTTTCTGCACCGACTCTACGAACCCATTGCTGAAGCGGCATTGCGAGACAGCCATCTTCCGGCATCGGAGAAAATCCATGTCTTCACCGATATTAGCTTGACAGGAAACTCTGGCGTCCTAGTCGTCCATCTCTCTACGACCGATCGAACCCAACGCCTCTTGTTACTCGATCCCGTAAAAGCATGGGATCTCGTGTTTGCCGAAGCGGAGTCGTTCAACGCCTGGTCTGAAGCTCGCTATCGATCGATTTTCCAGGCACTCCAAACCGTCCGCCACCAGCACACAACAGACGATAGGCTTGAGGCTGCCGTCTAG
- a CDS encoding Response regulator (MaGe:77311065) gives MPTSPDRDTQQALLENRNILVVDDEEAIRRLLGYMLQTHGYTVTLAADAREARQRMDEQPFALLLCDVNMPGESGMDLVRNLLADRPHIAAIMVTGLDSSVLANAALDMGAFGYIVKPFESNEVLIDVANALRRRRLEMENRLHRDNLEEIVRTRTMALQQALEWLERSEKELRLSRKETIERLAIAAEFRDCSTAQHIQRMSHYCELLARKAGLAPERIDLIRTASPMHDIGKIGTPDHVLLKPGKFTAAEFDVISQHAEIGYKILAGSDSELLKVAAIIAWTHHERYDGTGYPRKLKGEEIPIEGRIASIADNFDALTTARVYKPAFDFEHARDLMVKERGKHFDPDLLDLFLSSPEDLRGIHEQYADHSRQDSTAA, from the coding sequence ATGCCTACTTCGCCTGATCGAGACACACAACAAGCCCTCCTTGAAAACCGGAATATTCTGGTCGTCGACGATGAAGAAGCGATTCGCCGTCTGCTGGGCTATATGCTTCAAACCCATGGCTATACCGTCACACTTGCCGCCGACGCGCGTGAGGCTCGGCAACGGATGGATGAACAACCCTTCGCCTTACTGTTGTGCGACGTGAACATGCCGGGAGAGTCCGGCATGGATCTCGTCCGGAATCTACTCGCGGACCGTCCACATATTGCTGCCATCATGGTTACCGGGCTCGATAGCTCTGTGCTGGCCAACGCGGCTCTCGATATGGGAGCGTTTGGGTACATCGTCAAACCCTTCGAATCGAATGAAGTGCTCATCGATGTCGCCAATGCCTTGCGCCGGCGCCGACTGGAAATGGAAAACCGCTTACATCGGGATAATCTTGAAGAAATCGTCCGGACCAGAACGATGGCGTTGCAGCAAGCCCTTGAATGGTTGGAGCGCAGCGAGAAAGAACTCCGGCTCTCCCGGAAAGAAACCATCGAACGATTGGCTATTGCCGCTGAGTTTCGTGACTGCTCGACTGCTCAGCATATTCAGCGCATGAGCCATTATTGTGAATTACTGGCGCGCAAGGCTGGCCTGGCCCCAGAGCGGATCGACCTGATTCGCACCGCAAGCCCGATGCATGACATCGGAAAAATCGGCACTCCCGACCATGTGCTGCTCAAGCCGGGAAAGTTTACGGCCGCTGAATTCGACGTCATCTCCCAACATGCCGAAATCGGCTATAAGATTCTCGCTGGATCCGACTCCGAACTCCTGAAAGTCGCTGCGATCATTGCCTGGACCCATCACGAACGGTATGACGGAACCGGATATCCCCGCAAACTGAAAGGCGAGGAGATTCCCATCGAAGGGCGCATTGCCTCTATCGCCGATAACTTCGATGCCTTGACCACCGCACGAGTTTACAAACCGGCTTTTGACTTCGAACATGCTCGCGATTTGATGGTGAAAGAGCGCGGCAAGCATTTCGATCCCGACTTGCTCGATCTGTTTCTCTCTAGCCCCGAAGATCTTCGCGGGATCCACGAACAATACGCCGATCACTCCCGGCAAGACTCCACTGCCGCTTAG
- a CDS encoding Ribonuclease PH (MaGe:77311066), whose protein sequence is MSAVAGLVRFDGRRKDQHRPVKVTRNFTKHAEGSVLIEMGDTKVICTASIEEKVPPFLKGKGSGWVTAEYSMLPRATHDRTSREAVKGKQGGRTLEIQRLVGRALRSVTDMTQLGERSIWIDCDVIQADGGTRTASITGAFIALADACAVLKKKDLIKRLPLTDYLAAISVGKVGGEVMVDLAYTEDSMAEVDMNLVMTGRGQYVEVQGTAEKTPFAKHDMDEFLNLGWQAIQRLTAIQKELIGSLD, encoded by the coding sequence ATGAGTGCGGTAGCTGGACTAGTTCGATTCGACGGGCGACGCAAGGATCAGCATCGGCCGGTCAAAGTCACGAGAAATTTCACCAAGCATGCTGAAGGATCTGTCCTTATTGAAATGGGGGATACCAAGGTCATTTGTACGGCCTCGATAGAGGAGAAAGTGCCTCCGTTTCTGAAAGGCAAAGGAAGTGGGTGGGTCACGGCCGAATATTCCATGCTCCCGCGCGCGACTCATGACCGGACTTCTCGGGAAGCTGTCAAAGGAAAGCAGGGGGGGCGAACGCTCGAAATCCAGCGGCTGGTTGGTCGAGCATTGCGATCCGTGACCGATATGACACAGCTTGGAGAGCGGAGCATTTGGATCGACTGCGATGTCATTCAGGCCGACGGGGGAACCAGAACGGCGTCGATTACCGGCGCGTTCATTGCGTTGGCCGATGCCTGTGCTGTGTTGAAAAAGAAGGATTTGATCAAGCGTCTTCCGCTGACCGATTATCTAGCGGCGATTAGTGTGGGCAAAGTGGGCGGGGAAGTGATGGTCGACTTGGCCTATACCGAAGATTCGATGGCGGAAGTCGATATGAATTTGGTCATGACCGGCCGCGGCCAGTATGTTGAAGTTCAAGGGACTGCGGAAAAGACGCCGTTTGCCAAGCATGATATGGACGAGTTCTTGAATCTCGGCTGGCAGGCAATTCAACGGCTTACTGCCATTCAAAAAGAGCTGATCGGGTCGCTGGATTAG